In one Sulfitobacter sp. LCG007 genomic region, the following are encoded:
- a CDS encoding NAD(P)(+) transhydrogenase (Re/Si-specific) subunit beta, whose amino-acid sequence MEFGFTTAAYVVAAVLFILSLGGLSGQESAKRAVWYGIAGMGLAVFATLIGPGSGLWLLSLLLIAAGGVIGFVVATRVQMTEMPQLVAAMHSLVGLAAVFVGYNAHFELVRVLGMGEAERLALDGFAAVLAHKDSVEQNILRAELFLGVFIGAITFTGSVVAFGKLAGKVTSAATKLPGGHMLNAGAAALSLLCLFWYLGSGGFFPLFVMTLAALFIGYHLIMGIGGADMPVVVSMLNSYSGWAAAAIGFSLGNDLLIVVGALVGSSGAILSYIMCKAMNRSFVSVILGGFGGTGGPAMAVEGEMVAIDAEGVAAALNEADSVIIIPGYGMAVAQAQGAVSELVRKLRARGKEVRFAIHPVAGRLPGHMNVLLAEAKVPYDIVLEMDEINEDFPSTDVAIVIGSNDIVNPAAQDDPNSPIAGMPVLECWKAKQVFVSKRGQGTGYSGIENPLFYKENTRMFYGDAKESLNKLLPLVE is encoded by the coding sequence ATGGAATTCGGATTCACCACCGCCGCCTACGTTGTGGCCGCCGTCCTCTTCATCCTCTCGCTGGGGGGACTGTCGGGGCAGGAAAGCGCCAAGCGGGCCGTCTGGTACGGCATCGCCGGCATGGGCCTCGCGGTCTTCGCCACCCTCATCGGACCCGGATCGGGCCTCTGGCTGCTCTCGCTGCTGCTGATCGCCGCCGGCGGGGTCATCGGCTTCGTCGTCGCAACCCGCGTCCAGATGACCGAAATGCCCCAGCTCGTCGCCGCCATGCACTCGCTCGTGGGCCTCGCTGCCGTTTTCGTCGGCTATAACGCACATTTCGAACTGGTCCGTGTGCTCGGTATGGGCGAAGCCGAGCGGTTGGCGCTGGACGGCTTCGCAGCCGTGCTCGCGCATAAGGACAGCGTCGAGCAGAACATCCTGCGCGCAGAGCTCTTCCTCGGCGTCTTTATCGGCGCGATCACCTTTACCGGCTCGGTCGTGGCCTTCGGCAAGCTCGCCGGCAAGGTGACCTCAGCTGCCACCAAGCTTCCGGGCGGGCACATGCTGAACGCGGGCGCGGCCGCACTCTCGCTGCTCTGCCTTTTCTGGTATCTCGGCTCGGGCGGGTTCTTCCCGCTCTTCGTGATGACGCTTGCCGCCTTATTCATCGGCTACCATCTGATCATGGGTATCGGCGGGGCCGACATGCCCGTCGTCGTCTCGATGCTGAACAGCTATTCCGGCTGGGCCGCCGCCGCGATCGGCTTCTCGCTGGGCAACGACCTGCTGATCGTCGTCGGCGCGCTGGTCGGCTCTTCGGGCGCGATCCTGAGCTACATCATGTGCAAGGCCATGAACCGCAGCTTCGTCTCGGTCATCCTCGGCGGCTTCGGCGGCACGGGCGGCCCCGCGATGGCGGTGGAGGGCGAGATGGTCGCCATCGACGCCGAGGGCGTCGCCGCCGCGCTCAACGAGGCCGACAGCGTCATCATCATCCCAGGGTACGGCATGGCCGTTGCCCAGGCCCAAGGCGCCGTCAGCGAACTGGTGCGCAAGCTGCGCGCCAGGGGCAAGGAGGTGCGCTTCGCCATCCACCCCGTCGCGGGACGCCTGCCGGGGCACATGAACGTGCTGCTGGCCGAAGCGAAGGTGCCCTACGACATCGTGCTCGAGATGGACGAGATCAACGAGGACTTCCCCTCGACGGATGTCGCCATCGTGATCGGCTCGAACGACATCGTGAACCCCGCCGCGCAGGACGATCCCAATTCGCCCATCGCAGGCATGCCGGTGCTCGAATGCTGGAAGGCCAAGCAGGTCTTCGTCTCCAAGCGCGGGCAGGGGACCGGCTATTCCGGCATCGAGAACCCGCTGTTCTACAAGGAAAACACCCGCATGTTCTACGGCGACGCGAAGGAGAGCCTCAACAAGCTCCTGCCGCTGGTCGAGTGA